One stretch of Microvirga lotononidis DNA includes these proteins:
- a CDS encoding phasin family protein encodes MRKITQTPPDKARDLFEKLLATSDNAVKSRERLFADLQEELRLLATLQEQHLLPVLRRHGMDDLVRQALDDNEETNTLLTDLERMPKNTGEFLSKVAELRRVFQQHIRDDRKELLPAVLKVLSDDEAEAVAEKVEDEMAAIDETKRFEARRVRDQAETVQRLTDDLTETVKTGTENAQSIAQAMQQAIQTSFGLFSEMARRSTGQAMQMYARPNGESRAYSEQSVGTLRAVGPSSAHLAKGFQDVSREWFELSQKRLQTNLEGLNALARCRSMNDFVTVQGSLIRDNLEQTIDNSRRMAELMMELADETTRKATVEVKQFAERANRAA; translated from the coding sequence ATGCGAAAAATCACCCAGACGCCTCCGGACAAGGCGCGGGACCTCTTCGAAAAGCTTCTCGCCACCTCCGACAATGCCGTGAAATCCCGTGAGCGTCTGTTCGCAGACCTGCAGGAAGAGCTTCGGCTCCTCGCGACGCTGCAGGAGCAGCATCTCCTGCCCGTCCTTCGACGGCACGGAATGGACGATCTCGTTCGACAGGCCCTCGACGACAACGAGGAAACCAACACGCTCCTGACGGACCTGGAGCGCATGCCCAAGAACACCGGGGAGTTTCTTTCCAAGGTGGCCGAACTGCGAAGGGTGTTTCAACAGCACATTCGCGATGACAGGAAGGAACTTCTCCCCGCCGTGCTCAAGGTCTTGAGCGACGATGAGGCGGAGGCGGTGGCCGAGAAGGTGGAGGATGAGATGGCAGCGATCGACGAGACGAAAAGATTCGAGGCCCGTCGCGTGCGCGACCAAGCGGAGACGGTTCAGCGCCTGACCGACGATCTGACCGAAACCGTGAAGACCGGAACCGAGAATGCTCAGAGCATCGCCCAGGCCATGCAGCAGGCGATCCAGACCAGCTTCGGACTCTTTTCGGAAATGGCTCGGCGCTCGACGGGCCAGGCGATGCAGATGTACGCTCGTCCGAACGGAGAGTCTCGCGCGTACAGCGAGCAGAGCGTCGGGACCCTGAGGGCCGTGGGGCCATCGAGCGCCCATCTGGCCAAGGGCTTCCAGGATGTATCGCGGGAATGGTTCGAGCTCAGCCAGAAGCGCCTGCAGACTAATCTCGAGGGCTTGAACGCCCTCGCACGCTGCCGATCCATGAACGACTTCGTAACCGTGCAAGGCTCGCTCATTCGGGACAACCTCGAGCAGACCATCGACAACAGCCGGCGCATGGCCGAACTCATGATGGAATTGGCAGATGAAACGACCCGCAAGGCAACGGTCGAGGTGAAGCAATTCGCGGAACGCGCCAACCGAGCCGCCTAG
- a CDS encoding PHA/PHB synthase family protein — protein MPAHTPSTSKNRQISPSQPSMLPVSGSSPVAANAVACAPPPSFEPWDDAELHQLRDALDHSAHAGLAYLTAGLSPAAIIDAFMDWGVHLAISPGKQVELATKAARKWVRLTQYASRRAIDAGAAEPCIQPLPQDRRFAEQEWAHWPYDLTQQIFLLQQQWWDNATTDVDGVTRQHQAVVEFVTRQILDMVSPSNFIATNPVVQRRILETGGQNLVQGLRNFVDDWERIMRSKPPAGTELFRPGRKVAVTPGEVIYRNTLIELIQYNPTTDKVHPEPLLIVPAWIMKYYILDLSPENSLVRYLTDQGFTVFIISWKNPTAEDRDLGLDDYRKLGVMAALDAVNSVLPHRRIHAVGYCLGGTLLSIAAAAMARDGDRRLATLSLLAAQADFREAGELTLFINESQLHFLEDLMRSQGYLDTRQMAGAFQLLRSNDLIWSRLIRHYLLGERTPPNDLMSWNADATRMPYRMHADYLRQLFLNNDLAEGRFLVDDRPIAIRDIRVPIFAVGTERDHVAPWRSAFKIHLLADTDVTFLLTTGGHNAGIVADPRRSGGSYQVLTRSASGHYLDPDTWIKIAPRFEGSWWPEWVRWLDSHSGELTVPPPMGAPAEGCAALGEAPGTYVLQA, from the coding sequence ATGCCGGCTCATACACCCTCCACGTCCAAGAACCGTCAGATCTCGCCATCTCAACCGTCCATGCTGCCCGTCTCGGGATCCAGTCCCGTCGCGGCGAATGCCGTCGCCTGCGCGCCGCCACCTTCGTTCGAACCATGGGACGACGCCGAGCTCCATCAGCTCCGGGACGCGCTTGATCACAGCGCCCATGCCGGCCTCGCATATCTGACCGCCGGCCTGTCGCCGGCAGCAATTATCGACGCGTTCATGGACTGGGGCGTTCATCTCGCGATTTCCCCAGGCAAGCAGGTCGAACTCGCCACGAAAGCCGCGAGGAAATGGGTGCGGCTGACGCAATATGCGTCTCGACGCGCGATCGATGCCGGTGCCGCCGAGCCTTGCATCCAGCCGCTCCCTCAGGACCGACGCTTCGCCGAGCAGGAATGGGCGCATTGGCCCTACGATCTGACCCAACAGATCTTCCTGCTGCAGCAGCAATGGTGGGACAACGCCACAACCGATGTCGATGGGGTGACCAGGCAGCACCAAGCGGTGGTCGAGTTCGTCACGCGCCAGATCCTCGACATGGTCTCACCGTCCAACTTCATCGCGACCAATCCGGTGGTGCAGCGGCGCATTCTGGAGACCGGCGGGCAGAATCTGGTTCAGGGCCTGCGGAACTTCGTCGACGACTGGGAGAGGATCATGCGCTCAAAGCCCCCGGCCGGCACGGAACTGTTCCGGCCGGGCCGCAAGGTGGCCGTGACGCCCGGCGAGGTGATCTACCGCAACACTCTCATCGAACTGATCCAGTACAACCCGACGACGGACAAGGTCCACCCGGAACCGCTCCTGATCGTGCCCGCCTGGATCATGAAATACTACATCCTCGATCTCTCGCCCGAGAATTCTCTCGTCCGATATCTGACAGATCAGGGCTTCACGGTCTTCATCATCTCATGGAAGAACCCAACCGCCGAGGATCGGGATCTCGGTCTCGACGATTACCGGAAGCTCGGGGTGATGGCCGCGCTCGATGCGGTCAACTCGGTCCTGCCGCATCGCAGGATCCACGCGGTCGGCTATTGTCTCGGGGGCACGCTTCTCTCCATCGCGGCGGCCGCCATGGCACGGGACGGCGACAGGCGTCTTGCCACCCTGTCGCTCCTCGCCGCGCAGGCCGACTTCCGCGAGGCCGGAGAGCTGACGCTCTTCATCAATGAGAGCCAGCTTCACTTCCTCGAGGACCTGATGCGCAGCCAGGGATATCTCGATACCCGCCAGATGGCCGGCGCCTTCCAGCTCCTGCGCTCGAACGACCTGATCTGGTCGCGCCTCATCCGGCACTACCTGCTGGGCGAGCGGACGCCTCCCAACGATCTGATGTCCTGGAACGCCGATGCAACGCGCATGCCCTATCGCATGCATGCCGACTACCTGCGGCAGCTCTTCCTCAACAACGACCTGGCCGAAGGACGCTTCCTGGTCGATGACCGCCCCATCGCGATCCGCGACATTCGCGTGCCCATCTTCGCGGTCGGCACCGAGCGCGATCACGTTGCACCATGGCGATCGGCCTTCAAGATCCATCTCCTGGCCGACACCGATGTGACGTTCCTTCTTACGACCGGCGGGCACAATGCGGGCATCGTGGCCGATCCGAGAAGGTCGGGGGGCAGCTACCAGGTGCTGACGCGATCCGCCTCGGGGCATTACCTGGATCCCGACACCTGGATCAAGATCGCGCCTCGCTTCGAGGGTTCCTGGTGGCCCGAATGGGTCCGCTGGCTCGACTCGCATTCGGGCGAGCTGACGGTTCCGCCGCCGATGGGAGCGCCGGCCGAAGGTTGCGCCGCTCTCGGCGAGGCGCCCGGCACCTACGTGCTCCAGGCCTGA
- a CDS encoding c-type cytochrome encodes MRFLAIGAIGLLLGSTSVMAQAGRIQRGQTFAQTNCSQCHAIGKVGESPIPEAPPFRTLHTRYQIEDLAEAFAEGITTGHPSMPQFQLDPAQINDLIAYLNSIQG; translated from the coding sequence ATGAGATTCCTTGCCATTGGAGCGATAGGGCTCCTCCTTGGATCGACGAGCGTCATGGCCCAGGCCGGACGTATCCAGCGCGGGCAGACATTCGCGCAGACCAACTGCTCGCAATGCCACGCGATCGGAAAGGTCGGCGAGAGCCCCATTCCCGAAGCGCCGCCGTTCCGGACGTTGCATACCCGTTACCAAATCGAGGATCTGGCGGAAGCCTTCGCGGAGGGCATCACGACGGGCCATCCCTCCATGCCTCAGTTCCAGCTCGATCCGGCTCAGATCAACGACCTCATCGCTTACCTGAATTCCATTCAGGGATAG